In one window of Tripterygium wilfordii isolate XIE 37 chromosome 1, ASM1340144v1, whole genome shotgun sequence DNA:
- the LOC120003653 gene encoding probable WRKY transcription factor 48, whose protein sequence is MEKKSEEKEEQVKTENLIYSSSSSMGNSALLDEIMMPTTVSSSSSGFGLQTIFDMPCEAHAVGDEGYFGNFMDLLGTGGGSGITQDFGSSLFDLFQQPPILPPPPPSSSLPSPASTVPESSEVLNNPSTPNSSSISSSSNEAGINDAVNKAETNELEEQDKTKKQLKPKKKNQKRQREPRFAFMTKSEVDHLDDGYRWRKYGQKAVKNSPYPRSYYRCTSAGCGVKKRVERSSDESSIVVTTYEGQHTHLCPVTPRGSIAIFPDSSGFGVESSLLPHHHHYQQQQQQQAAVAAYVYNQMPPLNISSSPTTATMTASFNNSVAVPNFFPETRFGGASHFHDQVQASSNLPRDHGLLEDIVPTQMRKETDQHEQDQ, encoded by the exons ATGGAGAAGAAAAgcgaagagaaagaagaacaagTGAAGACAGAGAATTTGatctattcttcttcttcttcaatgggAAATTCAGCTTTATTGGATGAGATAATGATGCCTACAActgtttcttcttcatcttctggtTTCGGTTTACAGACCATTTTTGACATGCCATGTGAAGCTCATGCTGTTGGTGATGAAGGGTACTTCGGTAACTTCATGGACTTGCTTGGTACTGGAGGAGGAAGTGGTATCACGCAAGATTTTGGTTCTTCTTTATTCGATTTGTTTCAACAACCTCCGATTcttccacctccaccaccatcatcatcgCTGCCTTCACCGGCATCGACTGTTCCGGAATCTTCAGAAGTGTTGAATAACCCTTCAACACCTAATTCTTCCTCTatctcttcctcatctaatgaaGCTGGAATTAATGATGCCGTGAATAAAGCCGAAACAAACGAATTAGAAGAACAAGACAAGACCAAGAAACA GTTGAAACCCAAAAAGAAGAACCAAAAAAGGCAAAGAGAGCCGAGATTTGCGTTCATGACAAAGAGTGAAGTGGATCATCTTGATGATGGCTATAGATGGAGAAAGTACGGCCAAAAAGCTGTCAAGAACAGCCCCTATCCCAG GAGTTACTATCGTTGCACCAGTGCAGGATGTGGAGTTAAGAAGAGAGTAGAAAGATCATCAGATGAATCTTCGATCGTTGTCACCACCTACGAAGGCCAACACACGCATCTCTGCCCGGTTACCCCTCGAGGAAGCATCGCGATTTTTCCAGATTCATCGGGTTTTGGTGTTGaaagttcacttcttccacaTCACCACCACtatcagcagcaacaacaacagcaagcAGCGGTGGCCGCCTATGTTTATAACCAAATGCCACCATTGAATATTAGCTCTAGTCCTACTACTGCCACTATGACTGCTAGTTTTAATAATTCAGTAGCTGTTCCTAATTTTTTTCCAGAGACAAGATTTGGTGGTGCTTCTCATTTTcatgatcaagttcaagcttcTTCTAATTTGCCGAGAGACCATGGACTTCTGGAGGATATTGTACCAACCCAGATGAGAAAGGAGACTGATCAACATGAGCAGGATCAGTAG
- the LOC120001149 gene encoding transcription factor bHLH147-like, with the protein MASSLISNSVTNSNAVVDRSKRKKKKKSLAQARDQDQNDHAKWKTEKQRQIYSSKLLQALSRVRLSPPSPSVPRQARAVREAADRALAVAAKGRTRWSRAILKSRLKLKFRKQQQHHQKRQQRVIAAASGSTRSKKPRVSVFSLKGKSLPAVQRKVKVLGLLVPGCRKQPLPVILEEATDYIAALEMQVRAMSAIADLLSGSGSISAAASASAPPPS; encoded by the coding sequence ATGGCGTCATCTCTGATCTCCAACTCCGTAACGAACTCTAACGCGGTGGTTGATCgctcaaaaaggaaaaagaagaagaaatcgcTGGCGCAAGCCAGGGACCAGGACCAAAACGACCATGCCAAGTGGAAAACAGAGAAGCAACGGCAAATCTACTCTTCGAAGCTTCTACAGGCCTTGAGCCGGGTCCGGCTTAGTCCTCCTTCTCCATCGGTGCCGCGTCAAGCTCGAGCTGTGCGAGAAGCTGCCGATAGAGCGTTGGCGGTTGCGGCGAAGGGGAGGACCAGGTGGAGCCGAGCGATACTGAAGAGCCGGCTGAAACTAAAGTTTAGGAAGCAACAGCAACACCACCAGAAGAGACAGCAGAGAGTAATTGCAGCTGCGTCTGGTAGTACCCGGTCAAAGAAGCCAAGAGTGAGCGTGTTCAGTTTGAAAGGCAAGAGTTTACCGGCTGTACAGAGGAAAGTCAAGGTACTAGGTCTTTTAGTCCCTGGTTGCCGGAAACAGCCCTTGCCGGTCATTCTAGAGGAGGCCACAGATTATATCGCAGCGTTGGAGATGCAGGTCCGAGCCATGAGCGCTATAGCTGATTTGTTATCAGGCTCTGGATCCATCTCTGCCGCTGCCTCTGCCTCTGCTCCTCCGCCGAGCTGA
- the LOC120000642 gene encoding probable prefoldin subunit 3 produces MASASSSETMTERRGIPAAQFVEDVETYLSQSGLDANSALSFLQERLQQYKFVEMKLLAQQRDLQAKIPDIEKCVNVVATLQTKKGTDEELIADFEVSEGIFSRARIEDNDSVCLWLGANVMLEYSSEEATTLLQKNLENAKASLEVLIADLQFLRDQVTITQVTIARLYNWEVHQRRLRQAATAAAPKD; encoded by the exons ATGGCATCAGCATCGTCGTCAGAGACAATGACGGAGAGGCGAGGAATTCCTGCAGCTCAATTTGTGGAGGATGTAGAAACCTATCTCTCTCAATCTGGCCTCGATGCCAACTCCGCTCTCTCATTCCTCCAAGAAAG ACTACAGCAGTATAAGTTCGTGGAGATGAAGCTTCTCGCGCAGCAAAGGGATCTTCAG GCAAAGATCCCTGATATTGAGAAGTGCGTTAATGTAGTTGCCACCTTACAAACTAAGAAGGGTACTGATGAG GAACTTATTGCTGATTTTGAAGTCTCTGAAGGCATATTTTCACGGGCACGCATTGAGGATAATGATTCAGTATGTTTATGGCTGGGAGCAAATGTTATGTTGGAGTATTCGTCTGAAGAG GCCACTACTCTTCTTcagaaaaatttagaaaatgcaaaagcaaGTCTAGAAGTTCTTATTGCTGATTTACAATTCTTGAGAGATCAGGTGACAATAACTCAG GTTACTATTGCTCGTCTATACAATTGGGAGGTTCACCAACGCAGATTGAGACAAGCTGCTACTGCTGCTGCTCCGAAAGACTAG
- the LOC120004080 gene encoding peroxidase 40, with protein MGLCLALLFLILKLAIVAFAVNSSTSTLKEDCVDDIVGGVVLQFNIYQTSCPEAEDIIFSWVEKAVTEEPRMAASLLRLHFHDCFVNGCDASVLLDDSGNFVGEKTAPPNLNSLRGFEVIDAIKSDMESVCPETVSCADILAVVARDSVVLSGGPGWEVQMGRRDSLSANKAAATNNIPAPNSTVPILLTKFQNVGLSLTDVVALSGAHTMGKARCAVFSSRLGGGGSGSGGGAEINLDFIQSLQQLCSEPDSSQSLAQLDLVTPATFDNQYFVNLLSGEGLLPSDQALVTDDDQTRNLVQMYAEDLSAFFEDFKNSMLRMGSLGVLTGNSGEIRRDCRTVN; from the exons ATGGGTCTTTGCTTGGCCTTGTTGTTTCTTATTCTCAAGCTTGCAATTGTAGCATTTGCTGTCAACAGCAGCACGAGCACCCTGAAAGAAGATTGTGTTGATGACATAGTTGGCGGTGTAGTTTTACAGTTCAATATTTACCAGACTAGCTGTCCAGAGGCAGAGGACATAATCTTTTCATGGGTCGAAAAGGCAGTCACAGAGGAACCCAGAATGGCCGCTTCACTTCTTCGCCTTCATTTCCATGACTGCTTTGTTAAT GGTTGTGATGCTTCGGTGTTGTTAGATGACAGTGGCAACTTCGTTGGAGAAAAAACTGCACCACCAAACTTAAATTCCTTAAGAGGGTTTGAGGTGATTGATGCAATCAAATCTGACATGGAATCAGTTTGTCCTGAAACCGTCTCTTGCGCTGATATTCTTGCAGTTGTTGCCAGAGACTCTGTTGTTCTG TCAGGAGGTCCAGGTTGGGAAGTGCAGATGGGAAGAAGAGACAGCTTGAGTGCTAACAAGGCAGCAGCAACTAATAACATCCCTGCGCCCAACTCTACCGTACCAATACTTTTGACCAAGTTTCAGAACGTAGGCCTTTCACTCACTGATGTTGTGGCTCTCTCAG GTGCACACACCATGGGAAAAGCTCGATGCGCGGTTTTTAGCTCTCGATTGGGAGGTGGTGGCAGTGGCAGTGGCGGTGGGGCGGAGATTAACTTGGACTTCATTCAGTCACTGCAGCAGCTGTGCTCTGAGCCTGACAGCAGCCAATCACTGGCACAACTCGACTTGGTGACTCCAGCTACATTTGACAACCAGTACTTTGTCAACTTACTCTCTGGTGAGGGATTGCTTCCATCCGACCAGGCCTTGGTCACTGATGATGATCAGACACGCAATTTGGTTCAAATGTATGCAGAGGACTTGTCTGCATTCTTTGAGGACTTCAAGAACTCTATGCTGAGGATGGGAAGTCTTGGTGTTTTAACTGGTAATAGTGGGGAGATTCGCAGGGACTGTCGGACTGTTAATTAA